In Fusobacterium canifelinum, a genomic segment contains:
- a CDS encoding ABC transporter ATP-binding protein/permease: MIDKRLYNFSGNIKKYISITTFLSCVKLIANIFFYFIFAFLLVSLINKDFSFSYSYIIISILIIVFVRQFSTIKVAHMLGNLVVDVKRNLRKLIFEKTLKLGLAYSQLFKTQELIHLSVDNIEQLEVYFGGFLTQFYYCIVSSFILFFSIAYFNLKIAFILLGFSLAIPLSLYIILNKVKKIQKKYFTKYMNVGTLFLDSLQGLTTLKLYGTDEKREEEIAKMSEEFRVETMRVLKMQLLSIAVINWIIYAGTILAIIASIKLFLDGSLDLFPMLFIFMLAPEFFIPMRTLTSLFHVAMTGVSAAENIISFVDSPERNNNGNKEFKNENEIKVSKLNFSYPDGTQSLKDIDMTFKKGNLTAIVGHSGCGKSTLVSVLSGELKSKENEIFVDDVDIQNIRIEDKIKNILKITHDSHIFSGTVRENLTMANENLSDETMIEVLKKVKLWDIFSKNKGLDTSLESQGKNLSGGQAQRVALARALLYDASVYIFDEATSNIDIESEEIILNIIYSLSKEKTVIYISHRLPAIKNADCIYVMDKGKVIESGKHNELYAKKELYYNMYKHQEELETYLTKRGENNEKSVNF; the protein is encoded by the coding sequence ATGATTGATAAGAGGTTATACAATTTTTCAGGAAACATAAAAAAATATATATCAATAACAACTTTTTTATCCTGTGTAAAGCTTATTGCAAATATATTTTTTTATTTTATCTTTGCTTTTTTATTAGTAAGTTTAATCAATAAAGATTTTTCATTCTCTTATAGCTATATAATTATTTCAATATTGATTATAGTTTTTGTAAGACAATTCTCAACAATTAAAGTTGCACATATGTTAGGAAATTTAGTTGTTGATGTAAAAAGAAATCTAAGAAAATTAATATTTGAAAAAACTTTAAAACTTGGTTTAGCTTACTCACAACTTTTTAAAACACAGGAGCTAATACATTTATCAGTTGACAATATAGAACAACTTGAAGTTTATTTTGGAGGCTTCTTAACTCAATTTTATTATTGTATTGTTTCTAGTTTTATTTTATTTTTCTCAATAGCATATTTTAATTTAAAAATTGCCTTTATTTTACTTGGATTTTCTTTAGCTATTCCTTTATCACTATATATTATCTTGAACAAGGTTAAAAAAATTCAAAAAAAATATTTTACTAAATATATGAACGTAGGAACTTTATTTTTAGATAGTTTACAAGGTTTAACAACTCTTAAACTATATGGAACAGATGAAAAAAGAGAAGAAGAAATAGCCAAGATGTCAGAAGAATTCAGAGTTGAAACTATGAGAGTTTTAAAAATGCAACTTCTATCTATTGCTGTGATTAACTGGATTATCTATGCTGGTACTATACTTGCAATAATAGCTTCTATCAAACTATTCTTAGATGGAAGTTTAGACTTATTCCCAATGTTATTTATATTTATGTTAGCACCTGAATTTTTTATCCCAATGAGAACATTGACTTCACTTTTCCATGTTGCTATGACTGGAGTTTCAGCAGCAGAGAATATTATTTCTTTTGTTGATTCACCTGAAAGAAATAATAATGGAAACAAAGAATTTAAAAATGAAAATGAAATTAAAGTTTCTAAGTTAAATTTCTCATACCCAGATGGTACTCAATCTTTAAAAGATATAGATATGACTTTTAAAAAGGGAAATCTAACAGCTATTGTAGGGCATTCTGGTTGTGGAAAATCCACATTAGTTTCTGTTTTATCTGGAGAATTAAAATCTAAGGAAAATGAAATTTTTGTTGATGATGTTGATATACAAAATATAAGAATAGAAGATAAGATTAAAAATATTTTAAAAATTACTCATGATTCACATATATTTTCTGGAACAGTTAGAGAAAACTTAACTATGGCTAATGAAAATTTAAGTGATGAAACTATGATAGAAGTTCTTAAAAAAGTTAAACTATGGGATATTTTCTCAAAAAATAAAGGACTTGATACAAGTTTAGAAAGTCAAGGAAAAAATCTATCTGGTGGACAGGCACAAAGAGTAGCTCTTGCAAGAGCTTTACTATATGATGCCTCTGTTTACATATTTGATGAAGCAACTTCAAATATAGATATTGAATCAGAAGAGATTATTTTAAATATTATTTATTCTTTATCTAAAGAAAAAACTGTTATCTATATTAGTCATAGACTGCCAGCTATTAAAAATGCTGATTGTATCTATGTTATGGATAAAGGAAAAGTTATTGAAAGTGGAAAACATAATGAATTATATGCTAAAAAAGAGCTTTATTACAATATGTATAAACATCAAGAAGAATTGGAAACTTATTTAACAAAGAGAGGTGAAAACAATGAAAAATCAGTCAACTTTTAA
- a CDS encoding ShlB/FhaC/HecB family hemolysin secretion/activation protein has product MFRKAILIFLSLFSFSYAVDEIDIEKRRQEQQDFDNLIKSQNFSVPKSSKDNEQKNLILNVNSINLDGNTIFEDFQIDALLRKYIGKNKDVYLLINELENKYIERGYVTTKVGLNTEKSDFDNGNISLFVLEGKIDKVFYDDKEIKFKTFITFPQRENNILNIRDLDQGIDNLGDNSKMDIKASDKNEYSNIYMKRDNKPISFGVNYNDLGQFDTSRHRLRYFLNTHDIFGLNESLDFSYQNKLQRQYKERDTRNFSFGVSVPFKYWIFLYSYDNSDYLRTINIQNRKYRATGKTENQTFGIRKMLHRNENHKIDLGARITLKDSKNYIDDLRLVSSSRKLSVLTVDTTYTGRILSGLLSTNVGISFGLERFAANKDKEEWYRNEYSPKAQFRKYNINISWYRPIDRFYYKANIGGQYSKDILYSQEKIGIGDDTSVRGFKDESTQGDKGFYIRNEIGYKGNEFLEPYIAYDYGRIFNNKVNEDKVETLQGVAIGIKGYFKGFEGSFTLAKPIDKPSYFRNNKPVAYTTLTYRF; this is encoded by the coding sequence GTGTTTAGAAAAGCAATTTTAATATTTTTATCCTTGTTTTCTTTTTCTTATGCAGTTGATGAAATAGATATAGAAAAAAGAAGACAGGAACAACAAGATTTTGATAATTTAATAAAAAGTCAGAATTTTTCTGTACCTAAAAGTAGTAAAGATAATGAGCAAAAGAATTTAATTCTAAATGTAAATTCTATTAATTTAGATGGGAATACAATATTTGAAGATTTTCAAATTGATGCTCTTTTAAGAAAATATATTGGTAAAAACAAAGATGTTTACTTATTAATAAATGAGTTAGAAAATAAATATATTGAGAGGGGATATGTTACTACAAAAGTTGGACTTAATACAGAGAAATCTGATTTTGATAATGGTAATATATCTCTTTTTGTTTTAGAAGGAAAAATAGATAAAGTTTTTTATGATGATAAAGAAATTAAGTTTAAAACTTTTATTACTTTTCCTCAAAGAGAAAACAATATTTTAAATATTAGAGATTTAGATCAAGGAATAGATAATCTTGGTGATAATTCAAAGATGGATATTAAAGCTAGCGATAAAAATGAATACAGTAACATATATATGAAAAGAGATAATAAGCCTATAAGTTTTGGAGTAAACTACAATGATTTAGGACAGTTTGATACTTCAAGACATAGGCTTAGATATTTTTTAAATACTCATGACATATTTGGATTAAATGAAAGCTTAGATTTTTCTTATCAAAATAAATTACAAAGACAATACAAAGAAAGAGATACTAGAAATTTTAGTTTTGGAGTGTCTGTTCCTTTTAAATATTGGATTTTTTTATACAGCTATGATAATTCAGACTATCTTCGTACAATTAATATTCAAAATAGAAAATACAGAGCAACAGGAAAAACAGAAAATCAAACATTTGGTATAAGAAAAATGTTACATAGAAATGAAAATCATAAAATAGATCTAGGTGCAAGAATAACTTTAAAAGATTCTAAAAATTACATTGATGATTTGCGATTAGTTTCTAGCTCAAGGAAATTATCTGTTTTAACTGTGGATACAACATACACAGGAAGAATATTATCAGGACTATTAAGTACAAATGTTGGGATAAGTTTTGGCTTAGAAAGATTTGCAGCCAATAAAGATAAAGAAGAATGGTATAGAAATGAATATTCTCCTAAAGCACAATTTAGAAAATATAATATAAATATATCTTGGTATAGACCAATAGATAGATTTTACTATAAGGCAAATATTGGAGGACAATATTCAAAAGACATACTTTATTCACAAGAAAAAATAGGAATAGGTGATGATACATCTGTAAGAGGATTTAAAGATGAATCAACACAAGGAGATAAAGGGTTCTATATTAGAAATGAGATAGGATACAAAGGAAATGAGTTTCTAGAACCATATATAGCCTATGACTATGGTAGGATTTTCAATAATAAAGTTAATGAAGATAAGGTAGAAACACTTCAAGGTGTAGCAATAGGAATAAAGGGATATTTTAAAGGTTTTGAAGGAAGTTTTACACTAGCAAAACCAATAGATAAACCAAGCTATTTTAGAAATAATAAACCAGTAGCGTATACAACTTTAACATATAGATTCTAG